A window of the Cytophagaceae bacterium genome harbors these coding sequences:
- a CDS encoding HAMP domain-containing histidine kinase: MTLINKATRLFLIACLIASIAGGVLCYVILKQILEEEDTERLYIQKTKFEDFVNINGKLPENDLPFLDRFWVYPIKTLVPVELKDTVLQTNSPQRKLELRQIAFCVKTSEGYYQIKIRKALYESEDLIEALLAAFAGLIILLVGMLFFANYRLSRSIWKPFYQTLDLLQTFKITQKESIVFEKSNISEFQTLQKNLLSLTEQVRREYQSLKSFTENASHEFQTPLAVIGSNLELLLQDNNLTEIQMQQIGSLIESLGKLSKLNQTLLLLTKIENRQFDLAKNINLSEAIFEKLNLLDVWIQHKNLNLENHVLPNISIKINEYLLDVLLNNLMSNAIKYNLIGGKLYVELNERNLIIKNTGNPLTMPTEQLFERFQKDSSQSDSLGLGLALVKQICDTYGFRISYIYENRWHTLTIDF; this comes from the coding sequence ATACCGAGCGGTTATATATTCAAAAAACAAAATTTGAAGATTTTGTAAATATTAATGGAAAATTGCCTGAAAATGATTTACCTTTTTTAGATAGATTTTGGGTTTATCCAATAAAAACTCTTGTACCTGTCGAATTAAAAGATACCGTATTGCAAACCAATTCTCCTCAAAGAAAACTTGAACTTCGACAAATTGCATTTTGTGTAAAAACTTCTGAGGGTTATTATCAAATCAAAATCCGAAAAGCTCTTTATGAGTCAGAAGACCTTATCGAAGCCTTGCTTGCTGCCTTTGCAGGATTGATAATTTTATTGGTCGGAATGTTATTTTTTGCTAATTATCGCCTTTCTCGTAGTATTTGGAAGCCTTTTTATCAAACTTTGGATTTATTGCAGACTTTCAAAATCACTCAAAAAGAATCCATCGTTTTTGAAAAGAGCAATATTTCGGAATTTCAAACATTACAAAAAAACCTGCTTTCATTGACCGAACAAGTTAGGAGAGAATACCAAAGTCTTAAATCTTTTACCGAAAACGCCTCACATGAATTCCAAACACCTTTGGCGGTTATTGGCTCGAATTTAGAACTTTTATTACAAGATAATAACCTCACCGAAATCCAAATGCAGCAAATTGGGTCTCTGATTGAATCTTTGGGCAAACTTTCAAAGCTTAATCAAACCTTATTACTTTTGACCAAAATTGAAAACAGACAGTTTGACCTTGCTAAAAACATTAATTTATCAGAAGCGATTTTTGAAAAACTAAACCTTTTGGATGTTTGGATTCAGCACAAGAATTTGAATTTAGAAAATCATGTTTTGCCAAATATTTCAATCAAAATCAATGAATATTTATTGGATGTTTTATTGAATAATCTTATGAGTAATGCTATTAAATATAACCTGATTGGAGGCAAACTTTATGTTGAACTAAATGAGCGTAATCTTATTATAAAAAATACAGGTAACCCACTTACAATGCCAACGGAGCAACTTTTTGAACGTTTTCAAAAAGATAGTTCACAATCTGATTCGCTGGGTTTGGGCTTGGCATTGGTCAAGCAGATTTGTGATACCTACGGATTTAGGATTAGCTATATTTATGAAAACAGGTGGCATACCTTAACGATTGATTTTTAA